A stretch of DNA from Methanobrevibacter wolinii SH:
GATGAAGACTTAAGTTTTAGGGATTTAGCAATTAAACTTCGTGATGATGGTATTAAAATAGTTATTGTTAAACGCGGTACTAAAGGAGCATATGGAATTAATTCTGATGATGAAGAAGTTAAAATTCCAGCATTTCTCGTTGATGCTATAGATACTACTGCTGCTGGAGATTCATTTAATGCAGGATTTTTATATTCTTATGTTAATGGTTTTTCACTTGAAAAATCTGTTACTATTGGTAATTGGGTAGCTTCACAAGCTGTTAAAGCTATGGGTATTGCTGGTCTTCCTATGAAAGAAGATTTAGATGAATTTTTAGTAGATTATTTTAAGGAAGATTAATTTTTATTTTTAATTTTCCTTTTTTAGATAATTAAATATTAATAAATATTATTAATTTAATTTTTAATAGTTATTTAAAATCTTTATGTAAAATTAATTGTTTTTTATTAACTATTTGAGATTTTATTTTTTATTTAATTAATAAAATATAAATTATAATTGAATATAATATCAAACTATTTTGATTTTATTGGTTTATTAAAATATTGTCTAGTAATCATTATTTAATAAATAAATTAATTAATAATAAAAGAGTTAAATATAAATTAAAGGACTTAAAGGTTGAATACTTATGGAATTTAAATTTGAAAAACAGATGGATCTTTTGGAAAAAGAGGTTATTTTAAAATCTGTTGATTTAGATGATGATATTGAAGATTATGAAGTAGATATTGATGAATTTCAGTCTAATGAAACTTTTATGGCAATATCTCCACGTTGTGTACGTTGTAATCTTTGTGTGGAACAATGTCCTGTAGGTGCTATAAGTGGTTCAACATATTCAAAACGTGCAAGAATTTTAAATAATTGTGTAAAATGTGAAGTATGTGTTGAAACTTGTCCTGTTTCAGCTATTTATATTTTTGAAGCTGAAGCTAAGATAGAAAAAGAGGAAGATGAAATTAAACCATTGTCTTATTCATTTTCTGAGAAAAAAATACCTCATAGAATACTTAGATTAAATGATATTACAATGGATAGATCTAAGTGTATTGGTTGTGGTCATTGTACTGCATATTGTCCTACTAAGGCTAATAAATTAGTATCTAAAGAATTTATTGAAAAAATGGAAAATCAAGAATATGAAAATTATGAATCAGGT
This window harbors:
- a CDS encoding 4Fe-4S binding protein, which encodes MEFKFEKQMDLLEKEVILKSVDLDDDIEDYEVDIDEFQSNETFMAISPRCVRCNLCVEQCPVGAISGSTYSKRARILNNCVKCEVCVETCPVSAIYIFEAEAKIEKEEDEIKPLSYSFSEKKIPHRILRLNDITMDRSKCIGCGHCTAYCPTKANKLVSKEFIEKMENQEYENYESGQLYPFINKDLCVGCGSCSNICAQDVYTLDRYLGPVINTKKLIIDDETCVACFLCEDNCPTGAIQLNNDNVPEIVPDKCIRCNTCSTVCPVGALKLEDIDLN